One Streptomyces sp. L2 genomic window carries:
- a CDS encoding LLM class flavin-dependent oxidoreductase, whose product MAMPQRATPAVMIPYQPEGVDDVLPYAELAVRRHARRLWTGQSLHIDSLQLFAHFAGRGLRVPVGTGVSLTALRTPFDAALQARSLAHITGRPVVMGYGPATPGFVASINGAPYASPRAAATEFLTAARTLLDGGTTEPGAYFRMRVELPPTRPHPLVEVGAGVLRPAMARSAAGVADVAITWLTPTEYVSDVLLPALEEGAGDRRPPRVATVVHLAVDRPGRDPAALAAKMSAGHLTAPHYLDMLRRAGLNVRREDDLLAKAKQLVEKGVFVYGSPAHIARELARYRAAGIDELILNVGGVHFVHSPEEAIRDLEDVFTAVEELHG is encoded by the coding sequence ATGGCCATGCCCCAGCGGGCCACGCCCGCCGTGATGATCCCCTACCAGCCGGAGGGCGTCGACGACGTCCTGCCCTACGCCGAACTCGCCGTCCGCCGACACGCCCGCCGCCTGTGGACCGGGCAGTCGCTGCACATCGACAGCCTCCAGCTCTTCGCGCACTTCGCCGGCCGCGGGCTGCGCGTCCCGGTCGGCACGGGCGTGTCCCTGACGGCGCTGCGCACCCCGTTCGACGCCGCGCTGCAGGCCCGCTCCCTCGCGCACATCACCGGCCGGCCCGTCGTCATGGGCTACGGCCCCGCCACCCCCGGCTTCGTGGCCTCCATCAACGGGGCCCCGTACGCCAGCCCGCGCGCCGCCGCCACGGAGTTCCTCACGGCCGCCCGCACCCTGCTCGACGGCGGTACCACCGAGCCCGGCGCATACTTCCGCATGCGCGTCGAGCTGCCGCCGACCCGGCCGCACCCGCTCGTGGAGGTCGGCGCGGGAGTGCTGCGCCCCGCCATGGCGAGGTCCGCCGCCGGCGTGGCCGACGTCGCCATCACCTGGCTCACCCCGACCGAATACGTCAGCGACGTCCTCCTGCCCGCGCTGGAGGAGGGAGCCGGGGACCGCCGGCCGCCGCGCGTGGCGACCGTCGTCCACCTGGCCGTCGACCGACCCGGACGCGACCCGGCCGCCCTCGCCGCGAAGATGTCCGCCGGACACCTCACCGCCCCGCACTACCTCGACATGCTGCGCCGTGCGGGACTGAACGTGCGCCGCGAGGACGACCTGCTGGCCAAGGCCAAACAGCTCGTCGAGAAGGGCGTGTTCGTCTACGGCAGTCCCGCGCACATCGCCCGCGAACTCGCCCGGTACCGCGCGGCCGGCATCGACGAGCTGATCCTCAACGTCGGCGGCGTCCACTTCGTCCACAGCCCCGAGGAGGCCATCAGGGACCTGGAGGACGTCTTCACCGCGGTGGAGGAACTCCATGGCTGA
- a CDS encoding T3SS effector HopA1 family protein: MTAPTTATATAATETAALTTAPAAPHPALLAPGILRILADTTVAPGATAAVAGGRDVTADDPRALRAALASELYRRHHMGRTDEEPTAPRELRDTALEARLLDAMPHRRLTRVVEQAGEGDDRHVPVVLDGVRVSMDRERVDTTRIRTDGRLRVHLDAARPAVSPGFFLCEGTVPARGRSTGTLRVYLHVTGPDAAPAVWSAVLGLLEAEQLPYRAKIASSRNGYPRQDACVVYLGPESWGAAELLADTARGLPGLGGTVSDFVRELAPGVGAAWEPADDRPGMRRVSFGEHRAAAVASGLVAHAEDPTARSLHQAVHDSLRDAGIDPADPAHNATSPRSILPPPATAATRTRPYDDVAPPLLTGLPQPFAAAGR; this comes from the coding sequence GTGACAGCCCCAACTACAGCCACAGCGACCGCCGCCACCGAAACCGCGGCGCTCACGACCGCACCGGCGGCGCCCCACCCCGCCCTCCTGGCCCCCGGCATCCTCCGCATCCTCGCCGACACGACCGTCGCCCCCGGCGCGACGGCAGCCGTGGCCGGCGGCCGGGACGTGACCGCCGACGACCCGCGCGCGCTGCGCGCCGCCCTCGCCTCGGAGCTCTACCGCCGCCACCACATGGGCCGCACCGACGAGGAGCCGACCGCCCCCCGCGAACTGCGCGACACCGCCCTGGAGGCGCGGCTGCTCGACGCCATGCCGCACCGCAGGCTCACCCGGGTCGTGGAGCAGGCCGGTGAGGGCGACGACCGGCACGTCCCCGTCGTACTCGACGGAGTGCGGGTGTCGATGGACCGCGAACGCGTCGACACCACCCGCATCCGGACCGACGGCCGACTCCGGGTGCACCTGGACGCCGCCCGCCCGGCGGTGTCCCCCGGCTTCTTCCTCTGCGAGGGCACCGTCCCCGCGCGCGGCCGCTCCACCGGCACCCTCCGCGTCTACCTGCACGTCACCGGCCCCGACGCCGCGCCCGCCGTCTGGTCCGCCGTACTCGGCCTGCTGGAAGCCGAACAGCTGCCGTACCGCGCCAAGATCGCCTCCTCCCGGAACGGCTACCCCCGGCAGGACGCCTGCGTGGTCTACCTGGGCCCCGAGAGCTGGGGCGCCGCCGAACTCCTCGCGGACACCGCCCGCGGCCTGCCCGGACTCGGCGGCACCGTCTCCGACTTCGTACGCGAACTCGCCCCCGGTGTCGGCGCCGCCTGGGAACCCGCCGACGACCGCCCCGGCATGCGGCGGGTCAGCTTCGGCGAGCACCGGGCCGCGGCGGTCGCCTCCGGCCTCGTCGCCCACGCCGAGGACCCCACGGCCCGCAGCCTCCACCAGGCCGTCCACGACAGCCTGCGCGACGCCGGCATCGACCCCGCCGATCCCGCCCACAACGCCACCTCGCCGCGCAGCATCCTGCCGCCGCCGGCGACCGCCGCCACCCGCACCCGGCCGTACGACGATGTCGCGCCGCCCCTGCTCACCGGCCTGCCGCAGCCGTTCGCCGCCGCCGGGCGCTGA
- the lxmK gene encoding class V lanthionine synthetase subunit LxmK has product MTVDTMAPPDERTRRRLAPADLSDFPAVPALLHRLDLGDFTEEALQAFPGRNDNWAGPTTRDRSVFVKHIGGPAEESLRRFRRVLAFERAAAAADERADGVPMPRPKLIGSDEATRLLAFELVADSVSGSDLASRDEFDETLAHEAGRIVGALHALRPADGTGIEDTPAPLPPLGHLRALPWAAYVRASAGALEAWRLLQGDSALHQALHDLRAAESRAPRTPVHGDLRLDQFLTAPGSPMLLTDWEEFRHGDPARDLGAFAGDWLYRAVLKVPSGLAQAPGVPVSHAEVVATGTAELARVTPLIGAFHRGYGQVRPGAAALDPGLLARATAFAGWHLLDRLLASAEHSARLSAAERAAAGIGRTALLSPAAFVSVLGWEGTQA; this is encoded by the coding sequence ATGACGGTTGACACCATGGCGCCGCCGGACGAGCGCACCCGCCGCCGGCTCGCCCCAGCGGATCTGTCCGACTTCCCCGCCGTACCGGCGCTCCTGCACCGGCTGGACCTGGGCGACTTCACCGAGGAAGCGCTGCAGGCCTTCCCCGGCCGCAACGACAACTGGGCCGGCCCCACCACCCGCGACCGCTCGGTCTTCGTCAAGCACATCGGCGGACCCGCCGAGGAGTCCCTGCGCCGGTTCCGCCGCGTGCTCGCCTTCGAGCGGGCCGCCGCCGCGGCCGACGAACGGGCCGACGGCGTGCCGATGCCCCGCCCGAAGCTCATCGGCTCGGACGAGGCGACCCGGCTCCTCGCCTTCGAACTGGTCGCCGACTCCGTCTCCGGCAGCGACCTGGCGAGCCGGGACGAGTTCGACGAGACCCTCGCCCACGAGGCCGGCCGGATCGTCGGCGCCTTGCACGCGCTGCGCCCCGCCGACGGCACCGGCATCGAGGACACGCCCGCGCCGCTCCCACCGCTCGGACACCTGCGCGCCCTGCCCTGGGCCGCGTACGTCCGGGCCAGCGCCGGGGCCCTGGAGGCCTGGCGGCTGCTGCAGGGCGACAGCGCGCTGCACCAGGCGCTGCACGACCTGCGGGCCGCCGAGTCCCGCGCCCCCCGCACCCCCGTCCACGGCGACCTCCGCCTGGACCAGTTCCTCACCGCGCCCGGGAGCCCGATGCTGCTCACCGACTGGGAGGAGTTCCGCCACGGCGACCCGGCCCGCGACCTGGGCGCGTTCGCCGGCGACTGGCTCTACCGCGCGGTGCTGAAGGTGCCCTCCGGCCTCGCCCAGGCGCCCGGCGTCCCCGTCTCCCACGCGGAGGTCGTCGCCACCGGCACCGCCGAACTGGCCCGGGTGACCCCCCTGATCGGCGCCTTCCACCGCGGCTACGGCCAGGTGCGCCCCGGCGCCGCCGCCCTGGACCCCGGCCTGCTGGCCCGCGCCACCGCGTTCGCCGGCTGGCACCTGCTGGACCGGCTCCTCGCCTCCGCCGAGCACAGCGCACGCCTCTCCGCCGCCGAGCGCGCCGCCGCCGGCATCGGCCGCACCGCCCTGCTCTCCCCGGCGGCCTTCGTCTCCGTACTCGGCTGGGAGGGAACCCAGGCATGA
- a CDS encoding ABC transporter ATP-binding protein has product MDGRNTVPAVLLALAATGATLAVPLVVRRVVNGFAEHRAVTGSVMLMTTLALFGAVASALSSFLLARAGESMVLSVRQRVVAHALRLPLPGARRLGSGELVARVTSDSSQLRSVVDIGVTQLPMAALTVTATLIIMGLLDWVLLLIVVGTFAVAGLAIAVFIKGIRHSTAAQQEAIGELAQRFTSALGALATVKACRAETQVTDAIAGDATNAAGSAVSAARRQAFVTPIMGLGQQLALIGVVLGSGARLASGALSVAGFAAFLLYLLQLVAPLTLVANGVSRLQLGFAAQSRIEEVLAEEREDAVSSPEGEAEATGAACPAVPTGPTQLTGPAVEFDQVVFSHDGERRAADALSFTVPRRGVTALVGPSGAGKTTALNLVERFLVPGGGAVRVLGRETGRWPLHELRAHVAYLDQAFTLLEGTVRENLLLGRATSVDDDALWTALAAVGIDEAVERLPQGLDTTVGRGDDLSGGQRQRLALARVLLTDASVVLLDEPTSQLDSINENRLREVVDRLSRDRAVVVVAHRISTVRQAHRIVVLDEGRCLDAGTHDELLDRCGTYAELVRGQRLGLRVTAGV; this is encoded by the coding sequence ATGGACGGCCGGAACACCGTCCCGGCCGTGCTGCTCGCGCTGGCCGCCACCGGCGCGACGCTCGCGGTGCCGCTGGTCGTGCGCCGGGTCGTCAACGGCTTCGCGGAGCACCGGGCCGTGACAGGATCTGTCATGCTGATGACCACCCTGGCGCTGTTCGGCGCGGTGGCCTCCGCCCTGTCCTCGTTCCTGCTGGCGCGGGCCGGCGAGAGCATGGTGCTGAGTGTCCGGCAGCGGGTGGTGGCCCACGCCCTGCGGCTGCCGCTGCCCGGCGCCCGCCGCCTCGGCTCCGGTGAGCTCGTCGCCCGGGTCACCTCGGACTCCTCCCAACTGCGCTCAGTGGTCGACATCGGGGTGACCCAGCTGCCGATGGCCGCCCTCACGGTCACCGCGACACTGATCATCATGGGCCTGCTCGACTGGGTCCTGCTGCTCATCGTGGTGGGCACGTTCGCGGTCGCGGGGCTGGCGATCGCGGTGTTCATCAAGGGCATCCGGCACAGTACGGCCGCCCAGCAGGAGGCCATCGGCGAGCTGGCCCAGCGCTTCACCTCCGCGCTCGGCGCCCTCGCCACGGTGAAGGCGTGCCGCGCGGAGACGCAGGTCACCGACGCCATCGCCGGGGACGCCACGAACGCCGCCGGTTCCGCGGTGAGCGCCGCCCGGCGGCAGGCGTTCGTCACCCCGATCATGGGACTCGGCCAGCAACTGGCCCTCATCGGCGTGGTCCTGGGCAGCGGGGCCCGGCTGGCCTCGGGCGCGCTCAGCGTCGCCGGGTTCGCCGCGTTCCTGCTGTACCTGCTCCAGCTCGTCGCCCCGCTCACCCTGGTCGCCAACGGCGTGTCCCGGCTCCAGCTCGGGTTCGCGGCACAGTCGCGCATCGAGGAGGTGCTGGCGGAGGAGCGGGAGGACGCGGTGTCCTCGCCGGAGGGGGAGGCGGAGGCCACCGGTGCGGCGTGTCCGGCCGTACCCACCGGACCCACGCAACTCACCGGGCCCGCCGTCGAGTTCGACCAGGTCGTCTTCAGTCACGACGGCGAACGCCGGGCCGCCGACGCGCTGTCCTTCACCGTGCCCCGGCGCGGCGTCACCGCCCTGGTCGGCCCGTCCGGCGCCGGGAAGACCACGGCACTGAACCTGGTCGAACGGTTCCTCGTGCCCGGCGGCGGTGCCGTACGGGTCCTCGGCCGCGAGACCGGCCGCTGGCCCCTGCACGAACTGCGGGCCCACGTCGCCTACCTGGACCAGGCGTTCACCCTGCTCGAAGGCACCGTACGGGAGAACCTGCTGCTCGGCCGGGCCACGTCCGTCGACGACGACGCGCTGTGGACGGCGCTGGCGGCGGTGGGGATCGACGAGGCCGTGGAGCGGCTGCCCCAGGGCCTGGACACCACCGTCGGGCGGGGCGACGACCTCTCCGGCGGCCAGCGGCAGCGGCTGGCGCTGGCCCGCGTGCTGCTGACCGACGCGTCCGTGGTGCTGCTGGACGAGCCGACCTCCCAGCTCGACAGCATCAATGAGAACCGGCTGCGCGAGGTGGTCGACCGGCTGTCCCGGGACCGTGCGGTGGTGGTCGTCGCGCACCGCATCTCGACCGTGCGCCAGGCCCACCGGATCGTCGTCCTGGACGAGGGACGCTGCCTGGACGCGGGTACGCACGACGAACTCCTCGACCGCTGCGGTACGTACGCCGAACTGGTACGCGGCCAGCGTCTGGGACTGCGGGTGACGGCGGGTGTCTGA
- a CDS encoding insulinase family protein — translation MVLAPERGTGVCAVGVHYGAGFRADPPGRAGLAHLLEHLMFRRRTGPGGTTGGAPAGGYANAATRADSTDFHQVIPATLLSDALAAERDRMAGPRPTAADLAAELDVVAEEIRRNVTGRPYGGFPKVPLPPLLYGDYANTHDGYGDPDVLRRVGPEECRDFFDRHHAPGNAVLTVVGDVSPEAARGLIERRFGDLPARPFTPTPVRDEPAPDSDRYGRHTDPLAPLPAVSVGYRLPDPAVDLPGYLAHVLLAALLEHRLRARLVTRERAAVAVTADCGLVGGPFAARHPVTFACTVTHPETTRTETAVDALDLELHALASEGLDPGELRLVARRWISGLLRGHDAPHARVRSLGAFELLHGDASLHHRIPALLAATTPTDTAQAAHHLRNTHRAILTLTPARHATSHPTEARP, via the coding sequence GTGGTCCTCGCGCCCGAACGCGGCACCGGGGTGTGCGCGGTCGGCGTGCACTACGGTGCGGGGTTCCGGGCGGATCCGCCCGGCCGGGCCGGGCTCGCGCACCTGCTGGAGCACCTGATGTTCCGGCGGCGCACCGGGCCCGGCGGGACCACGGGCGGCGCGCCGGCCGGGGGCTACGCCAACGCGGCGACCAGGGCGGACTCCACCGACTTCCACCAGGTGATCCCGGCGACGCTGCTGTCCGACGCGCTCGCCGCCGAACGCGACAGGATGGCCGGGCCGCGCCCGACGGCCGCCGACCTCGCGGCGGAGTTGGACGTCGTGGCCGAGGAGATCCGGCGCAACGTGACCGGCCGGCCGTACGGCGGCTTCCCCAAGGTCCCGCTGCCCCCGCTGCTCTACGGCGACTACGCCAACACCCACGACGGGTACGGGGACCCCGACGTACTGCGCCGGGTCGGGCCCGAGGAGTGCCGGGACTTCTTCGACCGGCACCACGCGCCCGGCAACGCCGTGCTCACCGTCGTCGGTGACGTGTCCCCCGAGGCGGCCCGGGGGCTGATCGAGAGGCGGTTCGGCGACCTGCCCGCGCGGCCGTTCACGCCCACGCCGGTGCGGGACGAACCGGCGCCGGACAGCGACCGGTACGGCCGGCACACCGACCCCCTCGCCCCGCTGCCGGCGGTCAGCGTCGGCTACCGGCTGCCCGACCCCGCCGTCGACCTGCCCGGCTACCTCGCGCACGTCCTGCTCGCCGCGCTGCTCGAACACCGGCTGCGCGCACGGCTGGTGACGCGGGAGCGGGCGGCGGTGGCGGTGACCGCGGACTGCGGCCTGGTCGGCGGCCCCTTCGCCGCCCGGCACCCGGTGACCTTCGCCTGCACCGTCACCCACCCGGAGACGACCCGCACCGAGACTGCCGTGGACGCCCTGGACCTTGAACTGCACGCACTCGCGTCCGAAGGCCTCGATCCCGGGGAACTCCGCCTGGTCGCACGCCGATGGATCAGCGGGCTGCTGCGCGGCCACGACGCCCCGCACGCCCGCGTGCGCTCCCTCGGCGCCTTCGAACTGCTCCATGGCGACGCGTCCCTCCACCACCGAATCCCCGCCCTGCTCGCCGCCACGACCCCCACGGACACCGCCCAAGCCGCCCACCACCTGCGCAACACCCACCGCGCGATCCTCACCCTGACCCCGGCCCGCCACGCCACCTCCCACCCGACGGAGGCCCGTCCATGA